The following coding sequences lie in one Dunckerocampus dactyliophorus isolate RoL2022-P2 chromosome 4, RoL_Ddac_1.1, whole genome shotgun sequence genomic window:
- the serpind1 gene encoding heparin cofactor 2: protein MLFSHRVYLIWSICSGGDDVKVQFCIQFSALGPTKRRSSTQRSEAFRMQVIVTVVSVACLLVSPTLAAIKDLSLHFSNQNPDPRGSQAQAAGDMEAIPLEFHKENTITNDLVFDGFEDEDYIDFDKILSAGSDDYIEGDEIDEIATPAPDIDIFAEPSDPKIRRARLLRLFHGRSRLQRLNIVNGRFGFNLYRSLRNDVNQTDNILLAPAGISIAMGMMSLGGGPRTHDQLYKVLGFADFVNASSHYDNTTVHKLFRKLTHRLFRRNFGYTLRSVNDVYVKKDVSVKDAFRAETKAYYFAEPQSVDFRDPSFLTKANSRILKITKGLIQEPLKSVDPNMVLMLLNYLYFKGTWEQKFPKEMTHYRNFRVNEKTNVRVAMMTNKGNYLAAADHELDCDVLQLPYSGDISMLIALPRKITGMRTLEQEISPTVVNKWLKNMTNRTREVVIPRFKLEQNYDLVDNLKEMGLTDLFQDAADFSGMTSDKVAMNWLKHQGTITVNEEGTEAAALTQVGFMPLSSQIRFVVDHPFLFLIYERRTQCFVFMGRVVNPSQN from the exons ATGTTATTCAGTCACAGAGTCTATTTGATCTGGTCTATTTGTTCAGGAGGAGACGACGTCAAAGTTCAGTTTTGTATTCAATTCTCTGCTCTTGGCCCCACAAAAAGACGCAGCAGCACACAGCGAAG TGAAGCCTTCAGGATGCAGGTGATAGTGACAGTGGTCTCTGTGGCCTGCCTGCTGGTCAGTCCAACACTGGCAGCCATCAAAGACCTCAGTTTGCATTTTAGTAACCAGAATCCGGACCCCAGGGGCTCTCAAGCGCAGGCGGCAGGGGATATGGAAGCCATTCCCTTGGAGTTccacaaagaaaacacaatcaCCAACGACCTGGTTTTTGATGGCTTTGAGGATGAAGATTACATTGATTTTGATAAGATTCTGTCAGCAGGCAGTGACGACTACAT TGAGGGGGATGAAATTGATGAGATAGCCACTCCTGCACCAGACATCGACATATTCGCCGAACCCTCCGACCCAAAGATTCGCCGTGCCAGACTCCTGCGGCTCTTCCACGGCCGTTCCCGCCTCCAACGCCTCAACATCGTCAACGGCCGCTTTGGCTTTAACCTCTATCGAAGTCTCCGCAATGACGTCAACCAGACTGACAACATCCTGCTCGCACCTGCTGGGATCTCCATCGCTATGGGGATGATGTCTTTGGGAGGTGGACCCAGAACCCACGATCAGCTCTACAAGGTTCTGGGATTTGCGGATTTTGTCAACGCGAGCAGCCACTATGACAACACAACAGTGCATAAGCTCTTCAGGAAGTTGACCCACAGGCTATTCCGGAGAAACTTTGGCTACACACTGCGCTCCGTGAACGATGTCTACGTAAAGAAGGATGTCTCAGTCAAAGATGCTTTCCGTGCAGAGACAAAGGCTTATTATTTCGCAGAGCCGCAGTCTGTGGACTTTAGGGACCCTTCCTTTTTGACCAAGGCTAACAGCCGCATCCTAAAGATCACAAAGGGGTTAATCCAGGAGCCACTTAAGAGTGTCGACCCAAATATGGTCCTGATGTTGCTCAACTACCTGTACTTTAAAG GCACATGGGAGCAGAAATTTCCCAAAGAGATGACCCACTATCGAAACTTCCGAGTGAATGAAAAGACAAACGTGCGAGTGGCGATGATGACCAACAAGGGGAACTACCTGGCCGCTGCTGACCACGAACTTGACTGTGACGTCCTGCAG CTCCCGTACTCAGGAGACATCAGCATGCTCATCGCCTTGCCGAGGAAGATAACCGGGATGAGGACTTTGGAGCAGGAGATCTCACCCACAGTGGTCAACAAGTGGCTCAAAAACATGACTAACAG GACTCGTGAGGTGGTGATACCTCGCTTCAAACTGGAGCAGAATTATGACTTGGTAGACAATCTGAAGGAGATGGGGCTCACTGACTTGTTCCAGGACGCTGCGGACTTCTCTGGAATGACCTCGGATAAGGTTGCCATGAACTGG CTGAAGCACCAGGGGACGATCACAGTGAACGAGGAAGGCACTGAGGCGGCTGCTCTGACCCAGGTGGGCTTCATGCCTCTCTCCTCCCAGATCCGCTTCGTTGTAGATCAtcccttcctcttcctcatttATGAGCGGCGCACTCAGTGCTTTGTGTTCATGGGTCGAGTGGTCAATCCGTCACAGaactaa